From Epinephelus lanceolatus isolate andai-2023 chromosome 12, ASM4190304v1, whole genome shotgun sequence, the proteins below share one genomic window:
- the LOC117263092 gene encoding tetratricopeptide repeat protein 39C-like isoform X2, with the protein MEAKSILQQREAIYPNSSLFMFFKGRVQRLECQISNALTSFRDALDLASDQREIQHVCLYEIGWCSMIELNYSEAYRAFERLKTESRWSQCYYAYLTGVCQGATGDLEGAVRVFKDVERLFKRKNNQIELFSMKRAEKLRTTSLSRELCILSVIEILYLWKALPNCSTAKLQTMTQVLQGIDDASCAGLKNLLLGAINRCLHNTKDAIQYFHLAARDEVGRLSNSYVQPYSCYELGCVLLNTPESAGKGRMLMLQAKEDYAGYDFENRLHVRIHSALASMRAAAAQP; encoded by the exons ATGGAAGCCAAGTCCATCCTACAACAAAGGGAGGCCATCTATCCCAACTCCTCCCTCTTCATGTTTTTCAAAGGCAGAGTCCAACGCCTCGAG TGCCAGATCAGTAATGCCTTGACGTCCTTCCGTGATGCCTTAGATCTGGCCTCTGACCAGAGGGAGATTCAGCACGTGTGTTTATATGAAATAG GTTGGTGCAGCATGATCGAACTGAACTACAGCGAAGCCTACAGGGCCTTTGAGCGACTGAAGACAGAGTCTCGCTGGTCCCAGTGCTACTACGCCTATTTAACTGGAG TGTGCCAAGGAGCCACAGGTGATCTGGAGGGAGCTGTCAGGGTTTTTAAGGATGTTGAAAGGCTTTTCAAACGCAAAAATAATCAGATCGAGTTGTTCTCCATGAAGAGG GCTGAGAAGCTAAGGACCACCAGCCTGTCCAGAGAACTCTGCATCCTGTCTGTGATTGAGATTCTTTACCTCTGGAAAGCTCTGCCCAACTGCTCCACCGCCAAGCTGCAGACGATGACACAAG TCCTGCAGGGGATTGACGATGCCTCATGTGCAGGCCTGAAAAACCTGCTTCTCGGTGCCATTAACAGATGTCTTCATAATACCAAAGATGCCATCCAG tatttccaTCTGGCCGCGAGGGATGAGGTCGGTCGTCTGAGCAACTCTTACGTGCAGCCCTACTCCTGCTATGAGCTGGGCTGTGTGCTGCTCAACACCCCAGAG tcTGCAGGGAAGGGCAGAATGCTGATGCTTCAGGCTAAG GAGGACTACGCCGGCTATGACTTTGAGAACAGGCTCCATGTTCGCATTCATTCAGCTCTGGCCTCTATGagagctgctgcagcacagCCTTGA